A genomic region of Papaver somniferum cultivar HN1 chromosome 7, ASM357369v1, whole genome shotgun sequence contains the following coding sequences:
- the LOC113296804 gene encoding putative SWI/SNF-related matrix-associated actin-dependent regulator of chromatin subfamily A member 3-like 1, whose amino-acid sequence MEPSKKIIKTDLYTHQKQGLGWLHHRENSEELQPFWVEEEINEQGIILYRDLLDNTKTQIRPTLKGGVFADDMGLGKTLTLLSLIATDYTSYTKCNLSPSLANTSNRVVNNENLEVEESDELRSCLFVGGKRSIEGEQSNETHKKPRIAAESSETLGKNCLSNLGNSKRTTLVVCPPAVLSTWMRQLDEHTEPGALKLFVYNRTPYGSDNNHKVEELHKYDVVLTTYDTVVAEKCYLDSALIYMNWFRVILDDAHVLRRWNFKDQKLLSLRAKCRWVVMGMPIVSSSIDLHFAMAFLGFYPFSVKYHWQSLVQNPLSRGKIGLSHLQDLVTNISLRRLKADCLVKLPPKAVETVFLELSDEERVKYDQKELDSKEVVQTYIRHGRAVAQYSSILATVQRLRELCNGVASCTSELPMSVNIEDVSKNPELLEKLFWKLREDYLDCPICISPLLNIVITCCGHIFCKKCILKALGIRINVAPCAVTVFLNQTFTLPHQKCLLLMKIMKILIWMCLCSEEVGVLRAPPKCVLC is encoded by the exons ATGGAACCATCCAAGAAAATTATCAAGACAGATCTATATACCCATCAAAAACAAGGGTTAGGTTGGTTACATCATAGAGAGAATTCAGAAGAATTGCAGCCTTTCTGGGTAGAAGAAGAGATTAATGAACAGGGAATAATTTTGTACAGGGATTTGTTGGATAACACAAAAACGCAAATTAGACCAACATTGAAAGGTGGGGTTTTTGCAGATGACATGGGTCTTGGTAAGACTTTAACATTATTATCTCTTATAGCTACTGATTATACTTCTTATACAAAATGTAATTTATCTCCATCACTGGCTAACACAAGTAATAGAGTTGTAAATAATGAAAATCTGGAAGTAGAAGAGAGTGATGAGCTAAGATCATGTCTCTTTGTGGGCGGAAAGAGGTCTATTGAAGGAGAACAAAGTAATGAAACACATAAGAAACCTAGAATAGCTGCCGAGTCTTCTGAAACCTTAGGCAAAAATTGTCTTAGCAATTTAGGGAATTCTAAGAGAACAACATTGGTTGTTTGTCCTCCGGCCGTTCTTTCAACATGGATGAGACAGTTGGATGAGCACACAGAACCTGGTGCATTGAAATTGTTTGTCTACAATCGAACACCGTATGGTAGTGATAATAATCATAAGGTTGAAGAACTTCACAAGTATGATGTCGTTTTGACCACTTACGATACCGTGGTAGCTGAGAAGTGTTATTTAGATTCAGCTCTGATATATATGAATTGGTTTAGAGTTATTTTGGATGATGCACATGTACTTAGAAGATGGAATTTCAAGGATCAAAAGCTTCTTAGTTTAAGAGCTAAGTGTAGGTGGGTGGTTATGGGTATGCCCATCGTCAGCAGCTCAATTGATTTGCATTTCGCCATGGCCTTTCTGGGGTTCTATCCATTTTCAGTCAAGTACCATTGGCAAAGTCTGGTGCAAAACCCTTTGAGTAGAGGAAAGATTGGGCTCTCACATCTACAG GACTTGGTGACAAACATTTCGTTGAGAAGATTGAAAGCTGACTGTCTGGTCAAATTGCCTCCGAAAGCTGTTGAGACTGTTTTTCTGGAGCTTTCTGATGAAGAACGAGTGAAGTATGACCAAAAggaattggattccaaggaaGTGGTTCAAACTTACATCCGTCATGGCCGTGCTGTTGCCCAGTATTCAAGTATACTCGCCACTGTACAAAGGCTTCGCGAACTGTGTAATGGTGTAGCCTCGTGCACTTCAGAACTGCCAATGTCCGTCAACATTGAAG ATGTATCCAAAAACCCAGAACTGCTAGAAAAGTTGTTCTGGAAACTACGAGAAGATTACCTTGATTGTCCAATTTGCATCTCTCCACTATTGAATATTGTCATTACATGCTGTGGACACATCTTTTGCAAAAAATGTATATTGAAAGCCCTCGGCATAAGAATAAATGTTGCCCCATGTGCCGTCACCGTCTTTCTGAATCAGACCTTTACTCTTCCCCATCAGAAGTGCCTTTTACTAATGAAGATAATGAAAATACTAATATGGATGTGTCTTTGCTCGGAGGAAGTGGGAGTATTACGTGCTCCTCCAAAGTGCGTGCTTTGCTGA
- the LOC113300623 gene encoding protein arginine methyltransferase NDUFAF7 homolog, mitochondrial-like, with product MSFQIHSIRKLPFFFFFFTSRSSPKVSSRISPSSSAFFSTSIVGAEDPILVRDYIHSALYDPNYGYFSKRSGSVGMLETSIKFNKLEGRRAYLRHLDKIYKQSDISWFTPVELFKPWYAHGIAEAIMRTANLSVPLKIYEIGGGSGSCAKNIMDYIMLNAPSRVYNSMTYISVEISSSLAKKQLETVGEVRSHLSKYRVECRDAADRSGWGDADLQPCWVIMLEVLDNLPHDLVYSENQVSPWQEVWLQKQRDSSNISEIYKPLQDQLIKSCIDIIDLEKDHTTGGSRGITAARNIWSKAFPKPRRSWLPTGCMQLLEVLHGALPKMSLIASDFSYLPDVRIPGERAPLVSTKKDGSSTDYNSYLDAKGDADIFFPTDFWLLERMDHYCSGWKPDVKDQASKKGKKRRTITLGTDQFMEEFGLPTKTRTKDGYNPLLDDFTNTKFYISVPTHNTK from the exons ATGTCATTTCAAATTCACTCCATCAGGAaacttcctttcttcttcttcttcttcacttcaagATCGTCGCCTAAAG TTAGTTCGAggatttctccatcttcttcagctttcttctctACCAGCATTGTTGGAGCAGAAGACCCTATTCTT GTTAGAGATTATATTCATTCAGCTCTCTACGATCCAAACTATGGGTATTTCTCTAAAAGATCGGGTTCTGTTGGAATGCTCGAAACAAGCATCAAATTCAATAAACTTGAAG GCAGGAGGGCTTACTTGCGGCACTTGGATAAGATTTACAAGCAGAGTGATATATCATGGTTTACTCCAGTGGAGCTCTTTAAG CCCTGGTATGCTCATGGAATTGCTGAAGCCATTATGAGAACGGCTAATCTTTCAGTTCCACTAAAA ATATATGAAATCGGAGGTGGATCAGGAAGCTGTGCAAAGAACATAATGGATTACATTATGCTGAATGCCCCGTCAAGAGTTTATAATAGCATGACATACAT CTCAGTAGAAATTAGTTCTTCATTGGCCAAGAAGCAACTAGAAACTGTTGGGGAGGTTCGTAGTCACTTATCAAAGTATCGAGTTGAATGTCGTGATGCTGCAGACCGAAGTGGATGGG GGGATGCGGACCTGCAGCCTTGTTGGGTGATAATGCTTGAG GTGCTTGATAATCTTCCTCACGATCTTGTATATTCGGAAAATCAAGTTTCGCCATGGCAGGAAGTATGGCTCCAGAAGCAACGAGACAG CTCGAATATCTCTGAGATCTATAAGCCACTACAAGATCAACTGATCAAGAGTTGTATTGATATAATTGATCTGGAGAAGGACCACACTACTGGGGGATCCAGAGGGATCACAGCAGCAAGAAATATTTGGTCTAAAGCTTTCCCAAAACCCCGAAGATCTTGGTTGCCAACTGGCTGTATG CAACTTTTAGAGGTTTTGCATGGGGCACTACCGAAGATGTCTTTGATTGCTTCTGATTTCAGTTACCTTCCTGATGTCAGAATACCTGGCGAAAGAGCTCCTTTGGTTTCTACCAAG AAAGACGGTAGCAGTACGGATTATAACAGCTATTTAGATGCAAAG GGTGATGCTGACATCTTTTTCCCAACGGATTTCTGGCTTTTGGAACGGATGGACCATTATTGTTCTGGCTGGAAGCCTGATGTAAAAGATCAAGCctctaagaaaggaaagaaaagaagaacaatCACT CTTGGTACAGATCAATTTATGGAGGAATTCGGCCTCCCCACAAAGACAAGGACCAAAGATGGATATAACCCACTTCTAGACGATTTCACTAATACCAAGTTTTATATCAGTGTGCCAACACACAATACAAAATGA